In Candidatus Kryptonium sp., the following are encoded in one genomic region:
- a CDS encoding DUF1028 domain-containing protein: MKITSVFIIAILLVFAANFPTDFVKPKLVATFSIVAFDPVANEVGVAVQSKFPNVRPIVPWAKANVGAIATQSFANVGYGPTGLALLENGATAEQALQILLQNDPQRELRQVGIVDFKGNSVSWTGSECFDWAGGIVGYGSEKKYGGKGQIIVGKYYAVQGNILVDQRTVEAMAKTFEETKGTLADRLVAALVAGGKAGGDKRGEQSAALLVVKKGAGYDSTMDNYIDISIYDHPKPLEELQRLYNLHKLYFFKSDPKNLVKIDEKICRELQQIMKDRGFYDGPVNGVFDEKTRKSLQNFMGWENYDVRMRNDDLIDLEVLQDIRKNYEIWKAQVGRKR, encoded by the coding sequence ATGAAGATAACTTCAGTTTTTATAATCGCAATCTTGTTGGTGTTTGCTGCTAATTTTCCAACTGACTTCGTTAAGCCCAAATTAGTTGCCACATTTTCAATCGTTGCTTTTGATCCTGTTGCAAATGAGGTAGGGGTTGCTGTGCAATCAAAGTTTCCAAATGTTAGACCGATTGTCCCTTGGGCGAAAGCAAATGTCGGCGCGATTGCAACGCAAAGTTTTGCAAATGTTGGATATGGTCCAACCGGGCTTGCGCTTCTTGAGAACGGTGCAACTGCCGAACAGGCGCTTCAAATCCTTTTGCAAAATGATCCACAAAGAGAATTGAGACAAGTTGGAATAGTTGATTTTAAAGGTAATTCAGTAAGCTGGACTGGGAGTGAGTGCTTTGACTGGGCTGGAGGAATTGTGGGTTATGGATCTGAGAAAAAGTATGGTGGCAAAGGACAGATAATAGTTGGAAAGTATTACGCTGTTCAAGGAAATATACTTGTTGATCAGAGAACAGTTGAAGCTATGGCGAAAACATTTGAAGAAACGAAAGGAACACTTGCCGACCGACTTGTCGCTGCACTTGTTGCTGGTGGTAAAGCTGGAGGAGATAAACGAGGTGAGCAATCCGCCGCTTTGCTTGTTGTTAAAAAAGGAGCTGGCTATGATAGCACAATGGATAATTACATTGATATAAGCATCTACGATCATCCCAAACCGCTTGAGGAACTTCAGCGATTGTATAACCTTCATAAACTTTACTTTTTTAAAAGTGATCCAAAGAACCTTGTAAAGATAGATGAGAAAATTTGCAGGGAATTACAACAAATTATGAAAGATCGTGGATTTTATGATGGTCCAGTGAATGGGGTTTTTGATGAGAAAACGAGAAAATCTTTACAGAATTTCATGGGATGGGAAAATTATGATGTGAGAATGCGAAATGATGATTTAATTGATCTTGAAGTTTTGCAGGATATAAGGAAAAATTATGAAATTTGGAAGGCACAGGTTGGAAGGAAGAGGTGA
- a CDS encoding BMC domain-containing protein codes for MAETLDALGMIETKGLVGAIEAADAMCKAAKVTLIGKEVIGGGYVTVMVRGDVGAVKAAVDAGAAAAQRVGELVSVHVIPRPHADVELILPKRPEGK; via the coding sequence ATGGCAGAAACGCTTGATGCACTTGGAATGATTGAAACAAAAGGACTTGTCGGAGCAATTGAAGCAGCTGACGCAATGTGTAAAGCTGCTAAAGTAACTTTAATTGGAAAGGAAGTTATCGGCGGTGGCTATGTCACAGTTATGGTTCGTGGTGATGTCGGCGCTGTGAAGGCAGCGGTTGACGCAGGTGCAGCAGCTGCTCAAAGAGTTGGAGAACTTGTCTCAGTCCATGTCATACCAAGACCTCATGCTGATGTTGAACTTATTTTACCGAAGCGACCCGAGGGAAAGTAA
- the rpsU gene encoding 30S ribosomal protein S21: MVGIIVQEGESLDKALKRFKKKYEQAGILREYKRRTFYTPPSVKKKMKRAKAIRRNQRIMMEQM, encoded by the coding sequence TTGGTAGGCATAATAGTTCAAGAAGGAGAATCACTTGACAAGGCATTAAAAAGGTTCAAGAAAAAATATGAGCAGGCAGGAATCCTGCGCGAATATAAGCGAAGAACTTTTTACACTCCACCATCCGTGAAAAAGAAAATGAAAAGAGCAAAAGCGATCCGCAGAAACCAACGCATAATGATGGAACAGATGTAA
- the aroC gene encoding chorismate synthase, with amino-acid sequence MRILTAGESHGQALIGIVEGIPAGLEINADYINFHLKRRQMGYGRGGRMRIENDKVEIISGVRYGKTIGSPIALMIKNRDWENWKEKMSIEKASDDVEKITIPRPGHADFAGYFKYGFDDIRNVIERASARETAIRVACCSIARKLLEELGIFIGSHVIQIGYAGFDDRNKLEKRVLKIIRKSKGAFELSLLADKSEVRCIDKVVGEKMVNVIREAMKNGDTVGGIFEVFITGLPVGLGSYVQWDRKIDGLLAQAIMSIQAVKGVEIGPAFENATKFGSEVHDEIFVKDGVIYRKTNRAGGIEGGMTNGQPIVLRVAMKPISTVIKGLMSVDLKSLKQTKSRYERSDFCAVPSASVIAESVVAPIIANAVLEKFGGDSIRELKKNYKNAVFIVW; translated from the coding sequence ATAAGAATTTTAACAGCTGGCGAATCGCACGGTCAAGCACTTATTGGAATTGTTGAAGGCATCCCAGCTGGACTTGAGATAAATGCTGACTATATAAACTTTCATCTAAAAAGAAGACAAATGGGCTATGGGCGCGGGGGAAGAATGAGAATTGAGAATGACAAAGTTGAAATTATCTCTGGCGTAAGGTATGGGAAAACAATCGGAAGCCCAATAGCATTGATGATAAAAAATCGTGATTGGGAAAATTGGAAAGAGAAGATGTCAATAGAGAAAGCTAGCGATGATGTTGAAAAGATAACAATTCCTCGTCCTGGTCACGCTGACTTTGCAGGATATTTTAAATATGGTTTTGACGATATAAGAAATGTAATTGAAAGGGCGAGCGCAAGGGAGACAGCTATAAGGGTGGCGTGTTGCTCAATCGCAAGAAAATTGCTTGAAGAACTTGGAATTTTCATCGGAAGCCATGTTATTCAGATAGGATATGCTGGATTTGATGATAGAAATAAACTTGAGAAACGAGTTCTTAAAATAATTCGCAAATCCAAAGGTGCTTTTGAATTGAGTTTATTAGCTGATAAATCTGAAGTGAGATGTATTGATAAGGTTGTTGGGGAAAAGATGGTAAATGTTATAAGAGAGGCGATGAAAAATGGTGATACAGTTGGTGGAATTTTTGAAGTTTTCATTACAGGCTTACCAGTTGGGCTTGGAAGTTATGTTCAATGGGATAGAAAGATTGATGGGCTATTGGCGCAGGCAATTATGTCAATCCAAGCTGTTAAAGGTGTTGAGATAGGACCGGCGTTTGAGAATGCGACAAAATTTGGCTCGGAGGTGCATGATGAAATTTTTGTAAAAGATGGAGTAATTTATCGTAAAACAAACCGTGCTGGCGGAATAGAAGGTGGGATGACAAACGGTCAACCAATAGTTTTAAGAGTTGCGATGAAGCCAATCTCAACAGTTATTAAAGGATTGATGAGTGTTGATTTAAAGTCGCTAAAACAAACGAAGTCAAGATATGAGCGTTCCGATTTTTGCGCAGTTCCATCTGCAAGTGTAATAGCCGAATCCGTAGTTGCTCCAATTATTGCAAACGCTGTCCTTGAAAAATTTGGAGGGGATAGCATTCGTGAGCTGAAGAAGAATTACAAGAACGCTGTTTTTATCGTTTGGTAA
- the efp gene encoding elongation factor P, translating to MVIATELREGMAIRIEGTIYKVIEAKVHAGSGQMQGFVSARLLNLSTGHYTERRFRTDEKIEDVELIRKPMEYIYNDGDLYYFMDPQTYEQVGVPKESLGNFAKFLKEGTKVDVEFLGEQPVSVRSPKTVDLKVILTGSGVKEAQDNTMKSATLENGMEILVPQFIKEGEIVRVDVETMKYVERVTQKKV from the coding sequence ATGGTAATCGCAACTGAATTAAGGGAAGGTATGGCAATTAGAATTGAGGGAACGATTTACAAAGTCATTGAGGCAAAGGTCCACGCTGGAAGCGGACAAATGCAAGGTTTCGTATCAGCACGACTTTTGAACCTTTCAACTGGACATTATACGGAAAGAAGATTTAGAACAGATGAAAAAATTGAAGATGTTGAACTTATAAGAAAACCAATGGAGTATATTTACAACGATGGAGATTTGTATTACTTTATGGATCCGCAAACTTATGAACAAGTCGGAGTGCCGAAAGAATCATTGGGGAACTTCGCAAAATTTCTAAAAGAAGGAACAAAAGTAGATGTTGAATTTCTCGGTGAACAGCCCGTTAGCGTTAGATCTCCAAAAACGGTTGACCTTAAAGTTATCCTAACAGGATCTGGCGTTAAAGAAGCACAAGATAACACAATGAAAAGCGCAACGCTTGAAAACGGCATGGAAATCCTCGTCCCACAATTTATCAAAGAAGGTGAAATTGTAAGAGTTGATGTTGAAACAATGAAATATGTTGAAAGAGTGACTCAGAAAAAAGTTTAA
- a CDS encoding glycoside hydrolase family 57 protein: MEPIRVAFLWHMHQPYYKEDGEYLLPWVRFHGVKDYWDMVRILDDYPKIKQNFNLAPSLIIQILDYVNNKAEDKILKLSKKKPQDLSEDDKFEILKNFFIANFDRMIKPYPRYLELFNKRGGFSYTAEKFDEVCSNFSEQDWLDLQVWYNLVWVGEYSKYDEPFKNFFEKGKDFTEQEKHILIQGHYEILSRIIPKYLEAQQRSQIEVSISPFYHPILPLLCDTSIAKVSSPDIKLPAKKFIHPEDADAQIKKGIELYAEIFGEKPNGMWPSEGSISEDVLNLVAENKIKWIASDEEVLIKSLAIENQGNNNTDRIKIYKPYSYKTPFGEVKIVFRDRILSDLIGFVYSSWNPDDSAHDLVNRILKIREDIIKSEGENALKNSIVSIILDGENCWEYYQSDGKDFLRTLYWLISNDERIETVRLNDFLSNANSVALKKIFPGSWINANFNIWIGHEEDNRAWDLLKQARDFLVREIAKGKHSEDKIKKAWEEIYIAEGSDWCWWFGDEHITAQADEFDQLFRKHLIRVYELFGAEPPVELYHPIKRKFVKFFIVEPKKFIYPLIDGSRARNFEWENAGYYDVAHTGTAMHQASTLVKRIYFGFNETNFYIRVDTSRDLTENHKIEIHFIEPCEIRIEFNHEGFSVRKIKARNKQEIFEIKYAFKEIFEFSISRKTLCAEGDVQKVKFHIHTYEDHRAIEKWPKEESIVVNLKNKTR; encoded by the coding sequence CTGGGATATGGTTAGAATACTTGACGACTACCCCAAAATCAAACAAAATTTCAACCTCGCCCCATCACTTATCATTCAAATCTTGGATTATGTCAATAATAAAGCAGAGGACAAAATCCTTAAGCTATCAAAGAAAAAACCTCAAGATCTAAGCGAAGATGACAAGTTTGAAATTTTGAAAAACTTCTTCATAGCAAATTTTGATAGAATGATCAAACCATATCCAAGATACCTTGAACTTTTCAACAAACGAGGTGGATTTTCCTACACTGCCGAAAAATTTGATGAAGTTTGCTCAAATTTCAGCGAACAAGATTGGCTTGATCTTCAAGTGTGGTATAACCTTGTCTGGGTTGGCGAATATAGCAAATATGATGAACCATTTAAAAATTTTTTTGAAAAAGGTAAAGATTTCACCGAGCAAGAAAAACACATTTTAATTCAGGGACATTATGAAATTTTGTCAAGGATAATTCCTAAATATTTAGAAGCACAACAACGAAGTCAAATTGAAGTAAGCATAAGTCCTTTTTATCATCCGATTCTCCCACTCTTGTGTGACACTTCTATTGCAAAAGTTTCCTCCCCAGACATAAAATTACCTGCTAAAAAGTTTATTCATCCGGAAGATGCAGATGCTCAAATAAAAAAGGGAATTGAACTTTATGCTGAAATTTTCGGTGAAAAACCAAACGGGATGTGGCCAAGCGAAGGGAGCATAAGCGAGGATGTTTTAAATCTTGTAGCTGAAAATAAAATCAAATGGATCGCATCAGATGAAGAAGTTTTAATTAAATCGCTCGCAATTGAAAATCAGGGAAACAACAATACAGATAGAATCAAAATTTACAAACCCTACTCTTACAAAACACCTTTTGGCGAGGTTAAAATAGTATTCAGGGACAGGATTCTTTCAGATCTAATTGGATTTGTATATTCAAGTTGGAACCCCGATGACTCCGCACATGATCTTGTAAATAGAATTTTAAAGATTCGCGAAGATATTATAAAAAGCGAAGGAGAAAATGCTTTAAAAAATTCAATCGTAAGCATAATCCTTGATGGAGAAAACTGTTGGGAATACTATCAAAGCGATGGGAAAGATTTTTTGCGGACTCTTTATTGGCTGATTTCAAATGACGAGAGAATTGAAACTGTTAGATTAAATGATTTTCTTTCTAACGCTAATTCAGTTGCTTTGAAAAAAATTTTTCCTGGCTCGTGGATAAACGCAAATTTCAATATTTGGATCGGTCATGAGGAAGATAACAGGGCTTGGGATCTTCTTAAACAAGCTCGTGATTTCCTTGTGCGAGAAATTGCAAAGGGCAAGCATAGCGAAGATAAAATAAAAAAAGCATGGGAAGAAATTTATATTGCCGAAGGTAGTGATTGGTGTTGGTGGTTCGGCGATGAACATATCACAGCACAAGCAGATGAATTTGACCAACTGTTTAGAAAACATCTTATTAGGGTTTACGAACTATTTGGAGCTGAACCACCAGTTGAACTATACCATCCAATAAAACGAAAATTTGTTAAATTCTTTATCGTTGAGCCGAAGAAATTTATTTACCCGTTGATTGATGGTTCAAGGGCGCGCAATTTTGAATGGGAAAACGCAGGTTATTATGATGTTGCGCACACAGGAACAGCAATGCATCAAGCATCAACGCTTGTAAAGAGAATATATTTTGGATTCAACGAAACAAACTTCTACATCAGAGTTGATACATCAAGGGACTTAACAGAAAATCACAAGATTGAAATTCATTTCATAGAACCATGTGAGATAAGGATTGAGTTTAATCACGAAGGTTTTTCAGTCAGGAAAATCAAGGCGCGAAATAAGCAAGAGATATTTGAGATAAAATACGCATTTAAAGAGATCTTTGAATTCTCAATAAGCAGGAAGACATTGTGTGCCGAGGGCGATGTTCAAAAAGTTAAATTCCACATTCACACCTACGAAGACCACAGAGCAATAGAGAAATGGCCTAAAGAAGAGTCAATAGTTGTAAATTTAAAAAACAAAACCCGATGA